The Equus przewalskii isolate Varuska chromosome 8, EquPr2, whole genome shotgun sequence genome has a window encoding:
- the TRAM1 gene encoding translocating chain-associated membrane protein 1 isoform X1 — MAIRKKSSKSPPVLSHEFILQNHADIVSCVAMVFLLGLMFEITAKASIIFVTLQYNVTLPATEEQATESASLYYYGIKDLATVFFYMLVAIIIHAIIQEYVLDKINRRMHFSKTKHSKFNESGQLSAFYLFSCIWGTFILISENYISDPTILWRAYPHNLMTFQMKFFYVSQLAYWFHAFPELYFQKTKKEDIPRQLVYIGLYLFHIAGAYLLNLNHLGLVLLVLHYFVEFLFHISRLFYFSDEKYQKGFSLWAVLFVLGRLLTLILSVLTVGFGLARAENQKLDFSTGNFNVLAVRIAVLASICITQAFMMWKFINFQLRRWREHSAFQAPAVKKKPTVTKGRSSRKGTENGVNGTVTSNGADSPRNRKEKSS; from the exons ATGGCGATTCGCAAGAAGAGCAGCAAGAGCCCCCCGGTCCTGAGCCACGAATTCATCCTGCAGAATCACGCGGACATCGTCTCCTGCGTGGCCATGGTCTTCTTGCTGGGACTCATGTTCGAG atAACAGCAAAAGCTTCTATCATTTTTGTTACTCTTCAGTACAATGTCACCCTCCCTGCAACAG AGGAACAAGCTACTGAATCAGCATCCCTTTATTACTATGGTATCAAAGATTTGGCTACAGTTTTCTTCTACATGCTAGTGGCGATAATTATTCATGCCATAATTCAAGAGTATGTGTTGGAT aaaattaacagGCGAATGCACTTCTCCAAAACGAAACACAGCAAGTTTAATGAATCTGGTCAGCTTAGTGCTTTCtaccttttttcttgtatttgggGCACATTCATTCTAATATCT GAAAACTACATCTCAGATCCAACTATCTTGTGGAGGGCTTATCCCCATAACCTGATGAC ATTTCAAATGAAGTTTTTCTACGTATCTCAGTTGGCTTACTGGTTTCATGCTTTTCCTGAACTCTACTTCcagaaaaccaaaaaa GAGGATATTCCTCGTCAGCTTGTCTACATTGGTCTTTACCTCTTTCACATTGCTGGAGCTTATCTTCTGAA CTTGAATCATCTGGGACTTGTTCTTTTGGTGCTGcattattttgttgaatttcttttccacatttcCCGCCTGTTCTATTTTAGTGATGAAAAGTATCAGAAAGG GTTCTCTCTGTGGGCAGTCTTGTTTGTTTTGGGAAGACTTCTGACTTTAATTCTTTCAGTGCTCACTGTTGGCTTTGGCCTTGCAAGAGCAGAGAATCAGAAGCTGGATTTCAGTACTGGAAACTTCAATGTGTTGGCTGTTAG AATCGCAGTTCTGGCATCCATTTGCATCACCCAAGCGTTCATGATGTGGAAGTTCATTAATTTTCAGCTTCGGAGGTGGAGGGAACATTCTGCTTTTCAGGCACCAGCTGTGAAGAAGAAACCAACGGTGACTAAAGGCAGGTCTTCTAGAAAAGGAACAG aaaatgGTGTAAATGGAACAGTAACCTCAAATGGAGCAGACTCTCCCCgtaatagaaaagagaaatcttCATAA
- the TRAM1 gene encoding translocating chain-associated membrane protein 1 isoform X2 produces the protein MLVAIIIHAIIQEYVLDKINRRMHFSKTKHSKFNESGQLSAFYLFSCIWGTFILISENYISDPTILWRAYPHNLMTFQMKFFYVSQLAYWFHAFPELYFQKTKKEDIPRQLVYIGLYLFHIAGAYLLNLNHLGLVLLVLHYFVEFLFHISRLFYFSDEKYQKGFSLWAVLFVLGRLLTLILSVLTVGFGLARAENQKLDFSTGNFNVLAVRIAVLASICITQAFMMWKFINFQLRRWREHSAFQAPAVKKKPTVTKGRSSRKGTENGVNGTVTSNGADSPRNRKEKSS, from the exons ATGCTAGTGGCGATAATTATTCATGCCATAATTCAAGAGTATGTGTTGGAT aaaattaacagGCGAATGCACTTCTCCAAAACGAAACACAGCAAGTTTAATGAATCTGGTCAGCTTAGTGCTTTCtaccttttttcttgtatttgggGCACATTCATTCTAATATCT GAAAACTACATCTCAGATCCAACTATCTTGTGGAGGGCTTATCCCCATAACCTGATGAC ATTTCAAATGAAGTTTTTCTACGTATCTCAGTTGGCTTACTGGTTTCATGCTTTTCCTGAACTCTACTTCcagaaaaccaaaaaa GAGGATATTCCTCGTCAGCTTGTCTACATTGGTCTTTACCTCTTTCACATTGCTGGAGCTTATCTTCTGAA CTTGAATCATCTGGGACTTGTTCTTTTGGTGCTGcattattttgttgaatttcttttccacatttcCCGCCTGTTCTATTTTAGTGATGAAAAGTATCAGAAAGG GTTCTCTCTGTGGGCAGTCTTGTTTGTTTTGGGAAGACTTCTGACTTTAATTCTTTCAGTGCTCACTGTTGGCTTTGGCCTTGCAAGAGCAGAGAATCAGAAGCTGGATTTCAGTACTGGAAACTTCAATGTGTTGGCTGTTAG AATCGCAGTTCTGGCATCCATTTGCATCACCCAAGCGTTCATGATGTGGAAGTTCATTAATTTTCAGCTTCGGAGGTGGAGGGAACATTCTGCTTTTCAGGCACCAGCTGTGAAGAAGAAACCAACGGTGACTAAAGGCAGGTCTTCTAGAAAAGGAACAG aaaatgGTGTAAATGGAACAGTAACCTCAAATGGAGCAGACTCTCCCCgtaatagaaaagagaaatcttCATAA